From Saccharothrix espanaensis DSM 44229, the proteins below share one genomic window:
- a CDS encoding phosphotransferase has product MREVVALVIYNAEYVGSVEFTVDSPWWNDVEPVVTRLDEILGVATSVLRLVSTTGSGMRDGRVTYQVEAASRPSIPADQPTHPADRPAHLADRAAEAHEPLRMPWARPGGPAALVAWAAQHVEVRRAVQVKTWNLSCLYRLETDQGTYWAKETPPFMADEATVTSLVRSVDPSLVPDVVASAPRRTLMRAAEGIDCWHPSSEVVASIVPRWVGAQAKVAGLDGRQIKTRGVDLPSCGLPNTLLHGDFHPGNWRSGGIVLDWADAHWGHPALDAARLISFVGDDVSQELGIARIWADAWLEHRPDSDPLQALRYARPAAHLVGALVYQEFLDCIEESERVYHLGDPEHELELARALSAELP; this is encoded by the coding sequence GTGCGAGAAGTCGTAGCGCTGGTCATCTACAACGCCGAGTACGTCGGCTCGGTCGAGTTCACCGTGGACAGCCCGTGGTGGAACGACGTCGAACCGGTCGTGACGCGGTTGGACGAGATCCTGGGCGTCGCCACCAGCGTGCTCCGGCTGGTGTCCACCACCGGGTCCGGGATGCGCGACGGCCGGGTGACCTACCAAGTCGAAGCCGCTTCCCGCCCTTCCATCCCCGCTGACCAACCGACGCACCCCGCTGACCGACCAGCACACCTCGCTGACAGAGCAGCAGAAGCGCACGAGCCGTTGAGGATGCCGTGGGCACGCCCAGGCGGCCCGGCAGCACTCGTGGCGTGGGCCGCGCAACACGTCGAGGTCCGACGCGCCGTGCAGGTGAAGACGTGGAACCTGTCCTGCCTCTACCGGCTGGAGACCGACCAGGGGACGTACTGGGCCAAGGAGACCCCACCGTTCATGGCCGACGAAGCCACGGTGACGTCTCTTGTCCGATCCGTCGACCCGTCCTTGGTCCCCGACGTCGTGGCCTCGGCACCCCGACGCACGTTGATGCGCGCCGCAGAGGGCATCGACTGCTGGCACCCCTCTTCCGAGGTGGTCGCCTCCATCGTGCCTCGCTGGGTCGGGGCCCAGGCGAAGGTGGCCGGTCTTGACGGCCGGCAGATCAAGACCAGAGGTGTCGACCTACCCTCGTGCGGCCTGCCGAACACGTTGCTGCACGGCGACTTCCACCCGGGGAACTGGCGCTCCGGAGGGATCGTCCTGGACTGGGCCGACGCCCACTGGGGCCACCCGGCACTGGACGCGGCCAGGCTCATCAGCTTCGTAGGCGATGACGTGAGCCAAGAACTGGGGATCGCCCGAATCTGGGCCGATGCCTGGCTGGAGCACCGGCCAGACAGCGACCCGCTGCAAGCTCTCCGGTACGCAAGGCCGGCAGCGCACCTGGTCGGTGCGTTGGTGTACCAGGAGTTCCTGGACTGCATCGAGGAGAGCGAGCGGGTGTACCACCTGGGCGATCCCGAGCACGAGCTGGAGCTGGCCCGTGCGCTCTCGGCCGAGCTGCCCTGA
- a CDS encoding MTH1187 family thiamine-binding protein has protein sequence MLVAFSVSPLGGESDSVAEAVAAAVRVVRESGLPNETNAMFTLVEGEWDEVMAVVKKATEVVQAVAPRVGLVLKADIRPGFTGQLRAKVERVERHLAGPGDQPTE, from the coding sequence GTGCTCGTCGCGTTCAGCGTCAGTCCGCTCGGCGGGGAGTCCGACAGCGTCGCCGAGGCGGTCGCCGCGGCGGTGCGGGTGGTCCGGGAGTCCGGCCTGCCCAACGAGACCAACGCGATGTTCACGTTGGTCGAAGGGGAGTGGGACGAGGTCATGGCGGTGGTGAAGAAGGCCACCGAGGTGGTGCAGGCAGTTGCTCCGCGCGTGGGGCTGGTGCTCAAGGCGGACATCCGGCCCGGGTTCACGGGGCAGCTCCGGGCGAAGGTCGAGCGGGTGGAGCGGCACCTCGCGGGTCCTGGAGATCAGCCGACGGAATGA
- a CDS encoding ABC transporter ATP-binding protein, whose translation MTGARIPAVVVADIRKHYGDLKAVDGVSFTVAEGEFFGILGPNGAGKTTTLEIVEGLRKSDAGAVTLLGENPWPRNHKLLPRIGVQLQASSFFEKLTAKEQLQTFGSLYGVTAKKADEMLELVGLADKANVQENKLSGGQRQRLSIACALVHDPDIVFLDEPTAALDPQARRNLWDVLRAIQARGKTIVYTTHYLDEAEILCDRVAIMDKGRILAMDAPATLVRGLDAPTHVILQKGVLKAADAKAIQGVEDAHEDEVSLTISTRKPAPVLSALAERGTLDGLQVRTATLEDVFLNLTGREYRA comes from the coding sequence ATGACAGGGGCACGCATACCAGCCGTGGTGGTCGCGGACATCCGCAAGCACTACGGCGACTTGAAAGCGGTGGACGGAGTCTCGTTCACCGTCGCCGAGGGGGAGTTCTTCGGCATCCTCGGGCCGAACGGGGCGGGCAAGACCACGACCCTGGAAATCGTCGAGGGCCTGCGCAAGTCCGACGCCGGAGCGGTCACCTTGCTCGGTGAGAACCCGTGGCCGCGCAACCACAAGCTGCTGCCGAGGATCGGCGTGCAGCTCCAGGCGTCGAGCTTCTTCGAGAAGCTCACCGCGAAGGAGCAGTTGCAGACGTTCGGCTCGCTCTACGGCGTCACCGCCAAGAAGGCCGACGAGATGCTGGAACTGGTCGGCCTCGCGGACAAGGCCAACGTCCAGGAGAACAAGCTGTCCGGCGGGCAGCGGCAACGGCTGTCCATCGCGTGCGCCCTGGTGCACGACCCGGACATCGTGTTCCTCGACGAGCCCACCGCCGCGCTCGACCCGCAGGCGCGGCGCAACCTGTGGGACGTGCTGCGCGCGATCCAGGCGCGCGGCAAGACCATCGTCTACACCACCCACTACCTGGACGAGGCCGAGATCCTCTGCGACCGAGTCGCGATCATGGACAAGGGCCGGATCCTCGCCATGGACGCGCCGGCCACCCTGGTCCGGGGCCTCGACGCGCCCACGCACGTCATCCTCCAGAAGGGTGTGCTCAAGGCGGCCGACGCCAAAGCCATCCAAGGCGTCGAGGACGCCCACGAGGACGAGGTCTCGCTGACCATCTCCACCCGCAAGCCCGCTCCCGTGCTGTCCGCGCTGGCGGAACGCGGCACCCTCGACGGCCTGCAGGTGCGCACGGCCACGTTGGAGGACGTGTTCCTCAACCTGACCGGACGGGAGTACCGCGCATGA
- a CDS encoding ABC transporter permease, whose amino-acid sequence MTAFKSLSIAMVKGFLRDKMTLFFAFVFPLMFLVVFGLLFRDAGDEKTKVAVVGDGPIITALDQTGALELEKYDNVDTARQKVDDGDLPAVIAVNGNDIELTFAASDQVKAQTVVGIVSGVVDKVNVAVTNTPPTYRFEAKPVEDASLKPIQYLTPGILSWAVSISGVFGASLTLVSWRKKQVLRRIRLSPVGTTAVLGSRILVSIGTALVQGVLFVAVALTPWFGLQLNGQWWLALPLLILGTTAFFAVGMLVGAFCKTEEAASGAANIVIMPMAFLSGTFFPVEKAPGWLQAVSNIFPLRHMNDGMIDVLVRGKGIEALAVPAAFLIAFTLVVGFIAAKVFRWED is encoded by the coding sequence ATGACCGCGTTCAAGAGCCTGTCCATCGCCATGGTCAAGGGCTTCCTCCGCGACAAGATGACGCTGTTCTTCGCCTTCGTCTTCCCGCTGATGTTCCTGGTGGTCTTCGGCCTGCTGTTCCGCGACGCGGGCGACGAGAAGACCAAGGTCGCCGTCGTCGGCGACGGCCCGATCATCACCGCGCTCGACCAGACCGGCGCGCTGGAGCTGGAGAAGTACGACAACGTCGACACCGCGCGGCAGAAGGTCGACGACGGCGACCTGCCGGCCGTGATCGCGGTCAACGGCAACGACATCGAGCTGACCTTCGCCGCGAGCGACCAGGTCAAGGCCCAGACGGTCGTCGGCATCGTCTCGGGCGTGGTGGACAAGGTCAACGTGGCGGTCACCAACACCCCGCCCACCTACAGGTTCGAGGCCAAGCCGGTCGAGGACGCCTCGCTCAAGCCGATCCAGTACCTGACCCCCGGCATCCTGTCGTGGGCGGTCTCGATCTCCGGCGTGTTCGGCGCGTCCCTGACCCTGGTCTCGTGGCGCAAGAAGCAGGTCCTGCGCCGGATCCGGCTCTCCCCGGTCGGCACGACCGCCGTCCTGGGCTCCCGGATCCTGGTCAGCATCGGCACCGCCCTGGTCCAGGGCGTGCTGTTCGTGGCCGTGGCCCTCACCCCGTGGTTCGGCCTGCAACTCAACGGCCAGTGGTGGCTGGCACTGCCGTTGCTGATACTGGGCACCACGGCGTTCTTCGCCGTCGGAATGCTCGTCGGCGCATTCTGCAAGACCGAAGAGGCGGCCAGCGGCGCGGCGAACATCGTCATCATGCCGATGGCATTCCTCTCGGGCACCTTCTTCCCGGTGGAAAAAGCCCCGGGCTGGCTCCAGGCGGTCTCCAACATCTTCCCGCTCCGGCACATGAACGACGGGATGATCGACGTCCTGGTCCGGGGCAAGGGCATCGAGGCCCTGGCCGTCCCCGCCGCGTTCCTCATCGCATTCACCCTGGTGGTGGGCTTCATCGCCGCCAAGGTCTTCCGCTGGGAAGACTAG
- a CDS encoding SCO6745 family protein codes for MAKPSPRDLWLRFETYHDVTYFTPESRAATDELGCKGGWMGYFGMRAAPLGAASPEAVAAAFYSFHPRMVSRALPDAWDVASPERFLETRLRGVDGALRRMLPTLDVGEPAALARDAATEAAKAGRVLGAANAALELPEEPHLALWQACTTLRELRGDGHIAALVAADLTPCETLVLFGADKGLDPAYLRTARGWNEDEWAAAEASLGERGLYSAGLTVRGAELRREIERRTDHAAQSPWKALGPAKTARFEELMTPLVLRLARQNEAMRVNPMAIDPVRELTT; via the coding sequence ATGGCGAAGCCGAGCCCGAGGGACCTGTGGCTCAGGTTCGAGACGTACCACGACGTTACGTACTTCACGCCCGAGTCCCGCGCCGCCACCGACGAACTGGGCTGCAAGGGCGGGTGGATGGGCTACTTCGGGATGCGCGCGGCTCCGCTGGGAGCCGCGTCGCCCGAGGCGGTGGCCGCCGCGTTCTACAGCTTCCACCCGCGCATGGTGTCCCGGGCGCTTCCCGACGCTTGGGACGTGGCCTCGCCTGAGCGGTTCCTGGAAACCCGGCTGCGCGGCGTGGACGGTGCTCTGCGCCGGATGCTCCCCACGTTGGACGTGGGGGAACCAGCCGCGCTGGCGAGAGACGCGGCAACCGAAGCCGCCAAGGCGGGCAGGGTCCTGGGCGCGGCCAACGCGGCGCTTGAACTGCCTGAGGAACCGCACCTGGCCCTGTGGCAGGCGTGCACGACGTTGCGGGAACTGAGAGGCGACGGGCACATCGCGGCTCTCGTGGCCGCTGATCTCACGCCGTGCGAGACGTTGGTCCTCTTCGGGGCCGACAAGGGGTTGGACCCCGCCTATCTGCGGACGGCCCGGGGGTGGAACGAAGACGAGTGGGCGGCGGCCGAGGCGTCCTTGGGGGAGCGCGGCCTCTACTCCGCAGGACTCACCGTGCGGGGAGCGGAGCTCAGAAGAGAGATCGAGCGACGCACCGATCACGCTGCCCAAAGCCCGTGGAAAGCCCTCGGACCTGCGAAAACCGCCAGGTTCGAAGAGTTGATGACCCCGCTGGTACTACGGCTCGCCCGGCAGAACGAGGCGATGCGGGTCAATCCGATGGCGATCGACCCAGTGCGAGAGCTCACGACCTGA
- a CDS encoding MarR family winged helix-turn-helix transcriptional regulator has translation MTSQPLPFDPIARAAELWEKRIGPSTAMAAVTSVMRVQQIIQSAVDAALKPHGLTFARFEALVLLTFARTGSLPMRVMGERLQLHPTSVTNIVDRLEADGLVRRNPHPTDRRTTLVEITPDGHARREAATEAVVDVEFGLRGLTERQTEQLTDLLAKVRRAVGDFSD, from the coding sequence ATGACGTCCCAACCGCTGCCGTTCGACCCCATCGCGCGCGCTGCCGAGCTGTGGGAGAAGCGGATCGGACCGTCGACGGCGATGGCAGCGGTCACGAGCGTCATGCGAGTACAGCAGATCATCCAGTCCGCCGTGGACGCTGCCCTCAAGCCGCACGGCTTGACGTTCGCCCGGTTCGAAGCGCTGGTGCTGCTGACGTTCGCCCGCACGGGCAGCCTGCCGATGCGCGTGATGGGCGAGCGGTTGCAGCTGCACCCCACGAGCGTGACCAACATCGTGGACCGGCTCGAAGCCGACGGACTGGTCCGGCGCAACCCGCACCCCACGGACCGGCGGACGACCCTGGTCGAGATCACTCCCGACGGGCACGCGCGGCGGGAAGCGGCCACCGAAGCCGTGGTCGACGTCGAGTTCGGCTTGCGCGGACTCACCGAACGCCAGACCGAGCAGCTCACCGATCTCCTCGCCAAGGTGCGTCGTGCGGTGGGGGACTTCTCCGATTAA
- a CDS encoding GH92 family glycosyl hydrolase codes for MNAPRRASGYGKSVLRATLVLLTMAAMVVPVTANAQTDPVESVNTFIGTKDEGNTFPGASAPFGMAHSSPIGSHYAGWRYDDPVIRGFGHFFLSGAGCWEQGGLVSILPTTALPQSFDHRRYGVGYRHQGEVGKPGYYRVDLASGITAESTATTRTGVERFTFPPGSTPHVLVNVGQANDKEPVTGSSVRVVDDRTLAGTVTAQAFCGGKPYTTYFTTTFDRPFATTGNWGGAEGGAGLRGQWLTFAEGPVTAATAISHVDPAGATKNLAEARDQTFDDLRTATQALWRDELGSIEIETDNATDRTVFYTALYHVLLQPLTGNDVDGRYRGFDDKVHTAEGWTYYEYYSLWDTYRAHNQLLALLRPDRAKDVARSVLTIHEQGGWLPRWAYANQETNTMTGDPVTPFLVDLWRFGALEGREDQAYRALLQNATQVPDPKSPFEGRVGNPSYLENGFVQYDKDFPKKGQDVDPHHGASATLEYALADCALSVMAESLGHDEDADTLRRRALNYRTLWDDTVTDRGFTGFPRPKTADGRWLSPFTPQGQDGFHEGTAWQYQWLAHHDVPGLVERLGGKEKATARLDDFFAYPDLVANPAKTVREKWVVGPYDYYNQFRYNPNNEPDLHAPWMYALMGQPWKTSAVNRAAQTLFVDGPNGVTGNDDLGTMSAWYVFSALGLYPAVPGTGQFILHAPRFAKSVIHQQNGNPIIIAAEGADPRTLQYIESAQLDHVRHEKVWVDHHTLAGGTNLTYTLTATPGEATWATTPDSTPPSPCATT; via the coding sequence ATCAACGCTCCGCGCCGGGCGTCGGGGTACGGTAAATCCGTGCTACGGGCAACCCTGGTATTGCTGACAATGGCCGCTATGGTGGTACCCGTGACGGCGAACGCGCAGACGGACCCGGTCGAGTCGGTGAACACGTTCATCGGCACAAAAGACGAGGGGAACACGTTCCCGGGCGCGTCCGCGCCGTTCGGAATGGCCCATTCGAGTCCGATCGGGTCGCATTACGCGGGGTGGCGTTACGACGATCCGGTGATCCGCGGGTTCGGCCACTTCTTCCTGTCCGGCGCGGGCTGCTGGGAGCAGGGCGGCCTGGTGTCGATCCTGCCGACGACCGCGCTCCCGCAGTCCTTCGACCACCGCCGCTACGGCGTCGGCTACCGCCACCAGGGCGAGGTGGGCAAGCCCGGCTACTACCGGGTGGACCTGGCGTCCGGGATCACCGCGGAGTCCACCGCCACCACCCGGACCGGCGTCGAGCGGTTCACCTTCCCGCCCGGCAGCACCCCGCACGTGCTGGTGAACGTGGGGCAGGCCAACGACAAGGAGCCGGTCACCGGCAGCAGCGTCCGGGTCGTGGACGACCGGACCCTGGCGGGAACCGTGACGGCGCAGGCGTTCTGCGGCGGCAAGCCCTACACGACCTACTTCACCACGACGTTCGACCGCCCGTTCGCCACCACCGGCAACTGGGGCGGCGCGGAGGGCGGCGCGGGGTTGCGCGGCCAGTGGCTCACCTTCGCCGAGGGCCCGGTCACCGCCGCCACCGCGATCTCCCACGTGGACCCCGCGGGCGCGACGAAGAACCTGGCGGAAGCCCGCGACCAGACCTTCGACGACCTCCGCACCGCGACGCAGGCGTTGTGGCGCGACGAACTAGGCTCCATCGAGATCGAGACGGACAACGCGACCGACCGCACGGTCTTCTACACCGCGCTCTACCACGTCCTCCTGCAACCCCTCACCGGCAACGACGTCGACGGCCGCTACCGGGGTTTCGACGACAAGGTCCACACCGCCGAGGGCTGGACCTACTACGAGTACTACTCGCTGTGGGACACCTACCGCGCCCACAACCAACTCCTCGCCCTCCTGCGCCCGGACCGGGCCAAGGACGTCGCCAGGTCCGTGCTGACCATCCACGAGCAGGGCGGGTGGCTGCCGAGGTGGGCGTACGCCAACCAGGAGACCAACACGATGACCGGTGACCCGGTCACCCCGTTCCTGGTGGACCTCTGGCGCTTCGGTGCCCTGGAAGGCCGGGAGGACCAGGCGTACCGGGCGCTGCTCCAGAACGCCACCCAGGTCCCCGACCCGAAGTCGCCGTTCGAGGGACGGGTGGGCAACCCCTCCTACCTGGAGAACGGTTTCGTCCAGTACGACAAGGACTTCCCGAAGAAGGGCCAGGACGTGGACCCGCACCACGGCGCGTCCGCGACCCTGGAGTACGCGCTGGCCGACTGCGCGCTCTCCGTCATGGCCGAGTCCCTGGGCCACGACGAAGACGCCGACACCCTCCGCCGCCGTGCCCTGAACTACCGGACCCTGTGGGACGACACCGTCACCGACCGGGGCTTCACCGGCTTCCCGCGCCCGAAGACGGCCGACGGCCGGTGGCTGAGCCCGTTCACCCCGCAGGGCCAGGACGGCTTCCACGAGGGAACCGCGTGGCAGTACCAGTGGCTGGCCCACCACGACGTCCCCGGCCTGGTGGAACGCCTGGGCGGCAAGGAGAAGGCGACCGCCCGGCTGGACGACTTCTTCGCCTACCCGGACCTGGTGGCGAACCCGGCCAAGACGGTCCGCGAGAAGTGGGTGGTCGGCCCGTACGACTACTACAACCAGTTCCGGTACAACCCGAACAACGAACCGGACCTGCACGCCCCGTGGATGTACGCCCTGATGGGCCAGCCGTGGAAGACCTCGGCGGTCAACCGCGCCGCCCAAACCCTGTTCGTGGACGGCCCGAACGGCGTGACGGGCAACGACGACCTGGGCACGATGTCGGCCTGGTACGTGTTCAGCGCCCTGGGCCTCTACCCGGCGGTGCCCGGCACCGGCCAGTTCATCCTGCACGCGCCGAGGTTCGCCAAGTCGGTGATCCACCAGCAGAACGGCAACCCGATCATCATCGCCGCGGAAGGCGCAGACCCCCGAACGCTCCAGTACATCGAGTCCGCCCAACTGGACCACGTCCGCCACGAGAAGGTCTGGGTGGACCACCACACCCTCGCCGGCGGCACGAACCTGACCTACACCCTGACCGCAACCCCAGGCGAAGCCACCTGGGCCACCACCCCCGACAGCACCCCGCCCTCCCCCTGCGCCACCACCTGA
- a CDS encoding tetratricopeptide repeat protein, producing the protein MTRPDPRKTAALSAALSGAVDLGALKARADAARQRSTAPPASASASASGNAPGAPDGGHSPWVLDVTEATFQAVVERSLDIPVVVELTAAWSPEAGQLSPILEKAARAGGGAWILARVDLDANPRVGQAFGVQSVPTVVALAAGQPVDAFAQPLSDVEFDQWINRLLDALRDRLPGIRAAEAASGGGGGEPVEEFEDPRFVAAEEAFERGEFDAAIAAYEAILAAEPANAEAKAALAQVRFTARAEGLSSDVVAAADAAPDDVDAQLAAADAELAGQDVERAFGRLIDTVRRVFGEDRDRVREHLVGLFELFPADDDRVARARRALASALF; encoded by the coding sequence GTGACAAGGCCAGACCCTCGCAAGACCGCAGCACTGTCCGCCGCGCTGTCCGGGGCTGTCGACCTCGGCGCGCTGAAGGCACGGGCCGACGCCGCCCGTCAGCGGTCCACCGCGCCGCCCGCATCCGCTTCCGCCTCCGCGTCGGGCAACGCCCCGGGCGCACCCGACGGCGGGCACAGTCCGTGGGTGCTCGACGTCACGGAGGCCACGTTCCAGGCCGTCGTCGAGCGCTCCCTGGACATCCCGGTCGTGGTCGAGCTGACCGCGGCGTGGAGTCCCGAGGCGGGACAGCTGTCCCCGATCCTGGAGAAGGCCGCGCGCGCCGGTGGCGGCGCGTGGATCCTGGCCCGGGTCGACCTCGACGCCAACCCCCGGGTGGGGCAGGCGTTCGGCGTCCAGTCGGTGCCGACGGTGGTCGCCCTGGCCGCCGGGCAGCCGGTGGACGCGTTCGCCCAGCCGCTGTCGGACGTCGAGTTCGACCAGTGGATCAACCGGTTGCTCGACGCCCTGCGAGATCGGCTGCCGGGGATCCGGGCGGCCGAGGCTGCGTCCGGCGGCGGTGGCGGCGAGCCGGTGGAAGAGTTCGAGGACCCGCGGTTCGTGGCCGCCGAAGAGGCGTTCGAGCGCGGCGAGTTCGACGCGGCGATCGCCGCCTACGAGGCCATCCTGGCGGCTGAGCCGGCCAACGCCGAAGCGAAGGCCGCGCTGGCGCAGGTCCGGTTCACGGCTCGGGCCGAGGGACTGTCCAGCGACGTGGTGGCGGCGGCCGACGCCGCGCCCGACGACGTCGACGCGCAGTTGGCGGCGGCTGACGCCGAGTTGGCCGGGCAGGACGTGGAGCGCGCTTTCGGGCGGTTGATCGACACGGTTCGGCGGGTGTTCGGGGAGGACCGGGATCGGGTGCGGGAGCACCTGGTCGGGTTGTTCGAACTGTTCCCGGCGGACGACGATCGGGTGGCTCGGGCTCGGCGGGCGTTGGCTAGTGCTTTGTTCTAG
- a CDS encoding IS4 family transposase, whose product MARAGQKKASVAVGEDVRLVDRVSLGVLAEVVSRDLIEEVLDETGKREQRTRLLPAHVMVRFCQAMCLFFDDDYEEVMRKLVGSLKSMGSWRGEWHVPSTSAVAQARQRLGSEPLRVLFERVAVPVAGPGAHGAWLRSRRVMAVDGVMLDLQDTPENVAEFGKSGNDHKASGFPQALVVALAECGSHAIVDAVISGYRGDEKALSRSLLGSVEAGMLVTADRNFYSYSLWEDFLDTGADLLWRIGSGVELPVLKWLSDGSFDSILLNPQVRAGRRRQVIADAAAGKTVSPEQGFRVRVVEYEVPDREGNGTGEVICLATTIPEPSEATAAELAWCYHQRWEIESVFNEIKTHQRGNARILRSKSPDMVRQEIWAFLLTHYAIRSLMSRAADEADVDPDELSFIRTLRVVRRQVTAQADFSP is encoded by the coding sequence ATGGCGCGTGCTGGGCAGAAGAAAGCGTCGGTTGCGGTCGGCGAAGATGTCCGGCTTGTCGACCGGGTTTCGCTCGGTGTTCTGGCCGAGGTGGTTTCGCGGGACTTGATCGAGGAGGTCCTGGACGAGACCGGGAAACGCGAGCAGCGGACGCGTCTGCTTCCGGCGCATGTGATGGTGCGGTTCTGTCAAGCGATGTGCCTGTTCTTCGACGACGACTACGAGGAGGTCATGCGGAAACTCGTCGGCTCGTTGAAGTCGATGGGGTCGTGGCGCGGTGAATGGCATGTTCCGTCGACCTCGGCGGTGGCGCAGGCACGGCAGCGTCTCGGGTCCGAGCCGTTGCGCGTGTTGTTCGAGCGGGTCGCGGTGCCGGTCGCCGGGCCGGGTGCCCATGGGGCATGGCTGAGGTCGCGGCGGGTCATGGCCGTGGACGGTGTCATGCTCGATCTCCAGGACACGCCGGAGAATGTCGCGGAGTTCGGCAAGAGCGGAAACGACCACAAAGCAAGTGGGTTCCCCCAGGCGTTGGTGGTGGCGTTGGCCGAATGCGGGTCGCATGCGATCGTCGATGCCGTGATCAGTGGCTACCGCGGTGACGAGAAAGCCTTGTCCCGATCGTTGCTCGGCTCGGTCGAGGCCGGGATGCTGGTCACCGCCGATCGGAACTTCTACAGCTACTCGCTCTGGGAGGATTTCCTCGACACTGGCGCCGACCTGCTCTGGAGGATCGGCTCCGGGGTCGAGCTGCCCGTGCTGAAATGGCTTTCCGACGGCTCCTTCGACTCGATCCTGCTGAACCCTCAGGTCCGCGCCGGACGACGCCGACAGGTGATCGCCGACGCCGCCGCCGGGAAGACCGTCAGCCCCGAGCAGGGATTCCGGGTCCGGGTTGTGGAATACGAAGTACCCGACCGGGAGGGCAACGGTACCGGCGAAGTGATCTGCTTGGCCACCACTATTCCGGAACCATCGGAAGCCACTGCCGCCGAACTGGCCTGGTGCTATCACCAGCGGTGGGAGATCGAGTCCGTTTTCAACGAGATCAAGACGCATCAACGCGGTAACGCCCGGATACTGCGGTCGAAATCGCCGGACATGGTCCGTCAGGAGATCTGGGCATTCCTGCTCACTCATTACGCCATCCGCAGTCTGATGAGCCGGGCTGCCGACGAGGCCGATGTCGACCCCGACGAACTGTCCTTCATCCGCACTCTCCGCGTCGTCCGCCGCCAGGTCACCGCTCAGGCGGATTTTTCCCCCTGA
- a CDS encoding DUF3817 domain-containing protein, translated as MLSSPVGRFRLFALAEAVSWAGLLIGMFVKYVIGPEVGVKIFGPIHGLIFVCYILVTLMLVQRWDRRTTVWALVASIPPFGTVFFERWAQKHGKLTEPVAAAE; from the coding sequence ATGCTCTCCAGCCCCGTAGGTCGTTTCCGTCTCTTCGCGCTGGCCGAGGCCGTGTCCTGGGCAGGCCTGCTGATCGGGATGTTCGTCAAGTACGTGATCGGCCCCGAGGTCGGCGTCAAGATCTTCGGCCCGATCCACGGCTTGATCTTCGTCTGCTACATCCTGGTCACGCTGATGCTCGTCCAGCGGTGGGACCGCCGCACCACGGTCTGGGCGCTCGTCGCCAGCATCCCGCCGTTCGGGACCGTGTTCTTCGAGCGGTGGGCGCAGAAGCACGGGAAGCTCACCGAGCCGGTGGCAGCCGCCGAGTAG